The sequence below is a genomic window from Oscillospiraceae bacterium.
GGCCACCTTGGTCAGCAGGGCGATGGGGTCCTCCGCCGCGTCCCGCTTCAGGCTGTCCATGGTCTCCAGGCACACGTCCCGCATCTCCTCAATCTCCGCGCGGGCCGCGTCGGAGAAGTGGATGTCCTTCTTCTCCAGCAGGGCGGTGTAGCCGCAGATGTTGATGGCGTGGTCGCCGATGCGCTCGATGTTTCCCACAATCTTGAAGTAGGCGCTGATGGTGGCCGAGTCGGCCTCGTTGGTCTCGTGGAAGATGACCTTGGAGATGTACTGGGAGATCTCCTTGTTGAGGTAGTCGATGTAGTCCTCGGCGGCCTCGGCCTTCGCCATGAGCTTGGAGTCCCGGTTGAGCACGGCGGTGAAGCCGTCGGCCACGTTCTGCCGCGCCATGTCCAGCATCCGGGCCAGCTCCTGCTGGAGCTGGGTGATGTAGATGGCGGAGGTGCCCACGGGGCGGTCCTGCTCCAGGGCGAAGGGGTGGAGGTAGGCCAGGTGCATGCCCTCGTCCACGGCCTCCCTGCGCTCGGGCAGGAGCTTCTGCGCCGCCCTGACCAGCGCGCCGCCCAGGGGGAGCAGGAGCAGTGTGGTCGCCACGTTGAAGAGGGTGTGCATGTTGGCGATCTGCGCGGCGGCGTTGTCCGGCGTGAGGGAGGAGACCAGGGCGGTGAGGGGGGAGGCCATGCAGATGACCGTGAAGAGCACGGTGCCGAAGACGTTGAAGAGCAGGTGGATGATGGTGGCCCGCTTGGCGTTCCGGCTGGCCCCGATGGAGGCCAGCACCGCCGTGATGCAGGTGCCGATGTTCTGGCCGAAGAGGACGTACACCGCGCTGCCCAGGCCGATGACCCCGCTGGAGGCCAGGGCCTGGAGGATGCCCACCGAGGCGGAGGAGGACTGGATCAGGGCGGTGAAGGCCGCGCCCGCCAGGATGCCCAGCAGGGGATTGGAGAATTTGGTGAACAGCTCCACGAATGCGGGGGAGTCCCGCAGGGGGACCATGGCCGAGCTCATCATCTCCATGCCGATGAACAGCACGCCCAGCCCGGCCAGGATGTTGCCGTAGTGGTGGATTTGGGGCTTTTTCAAAAAGACCACCATGGCCACGCCCACAAAGGCGAAGAGGGGGGCCAGGGCCCCCACGTCCAGGGCGATGAGCTGGCCGGTGATGGTGGTACCGACGTTGGCCCCCATGATGATCCACACCGCCTGCTTCAAGGTCATCATGCCGGAGTTGACGAAGCCCACCACCATCACCGTGGTGGCGGAGGAGGACTGGACCACGGCGGTGATGCCCGCGCCCACGGCCACGCCGAGGAGGCGGTTGGCGGTCAGCTTTTCCAGAATGCGTTTCATGCGGTTGCCCGCGGCGGCCTCCAGGCCGGAGCTCATCATCTGCATCCCGTACAGGAACAGCGCAAGCCCGCCCAGCAGGCCAAGGATACCGGCGACGCTCAAAGATCGGCTCCCCTTTCTCCCGTTCATTTCTTTACAAACATTTTTCAGAACCAGAGGCATTATATAGAACCGGAAACTTTTCCGTCAATAGACTTTACAAGAACTTTACAAAGAAAAGGCGGGGCCGGGGCACTTGCCCCGGCCCCGCCGCGCCCGGATTTAGAACTGGTTCTGGTTATTGGACTTGTTCTGAGCCTGGTCCTTCTTCTTGTTCTGGGCGTTCTGCTGGTTCTGCTGGTTCTGCGCATCGCTGCGGGACTTGTTCTGGCTGTTGTTCTGATTGTTGTTATTGTTCTGCATAAAGCTCACCTCGCTTTCGCTGGCTCTAGTTTAACCGTTTTGTGGGACCGGCATACGGTCAGGAAAAATTTTTTAACTTGAGAAAAAAAGATACCATATTTGGGGCGGCTGTGATACAATATAACAAATTGTAGGCAAACGTCAGGGAGGTAACTGCCATGAGATGTCCCTTCTGCGCCAATCCGGAGAGTAAGGTCGTGGATTCCCGCCCCTCGGACGAGGGGGCAAGCATCCGCCGCAGGCGGGAGTGCCTGGAGTGCCATAAGCGTTTCACCACCTACGAGACCATGGAGAGCCTGCCCCTGGTGGTCATCAAAAAGGACGGCAGCCGCCAGACCTTTGACCGCAGCAAGCTGCTCAACGGCATGATCCGCGCCTGTGAGAAGCGCCCCGTGGCCTTCGACACGCTGGACGGCATCGCCGGGGAGATCGAGCAGACCCTGCAAAACGACATGGACCGGGAGATCCCCACCAGCCGCATCGGCGAGCTGGTGATGGAGAAGCTCAAGGACGTGGACGAGGTGGCCTACGTGCGCTTCGCCTCCGTGTACCGCCAGTTTAAGGACATCAGCACCTTTATGACCGAGCTGAACAAGCTGCTGGCGGAGAAATAACAGGAAAGGGGCCCGCGTGACGCCGTCACGCGGGCCCCTTTTTGCCGTTACAGGATGTTTTTCAGCGTGAGCTGCTCGGCCTCGTACAGCAGGCCGATCTGGGCGATGAGCCGGGCGTTGGCGGCGGAGTACTCGCCGCCCTCCTGGCAGTTGATGAACTCCTGCACCTCCCGGAAGCCGGTGTGGATTTGATCGGTGTCCGAGTGGCGCAGGAGGATATGCAGATAGCTGCTGTGCTCCTCCCAGGCGTGGTAGGCCCGCTGGGTCAGCTCCTCGGCCTCCGGCCAGTTGCCGGCCTCGGCCTGGACCTCGGCCCGGGTGAGCATATCGGTGAGCTCCCCGGTGAAGCCGTTGAGGTAGTGGGCGTTAAAGAGGGTGGCGGCGAAGACCGCCGCCAGGATGGCGATGGCTATCCATAAGCGTTTCATTCAGCCGTCACATCCTTTGCCGCGAAGTAGACCCGGTTCTGCTCGTCCACGGTGAGCAGAAAGACATCCTTTGCGGATTTGATCTTGTGCTCCTCCAGCCGCTTCTGGAGCCAGTTCCCGTCCAGGCCCCGGGTCTTCAGGTTGTGGTCCAGCACCCGGCCGTCGTTGATGATGACGATGGGCAGTCCCACGTCGTCGGGGGTCACGTTCATCTGCTCCGCCGTGGCGGGCAGCTGGTTGGCGTAGGGCAGGACCGAGATCATGCCGTTGGTCTCCAGAATGGCGTACTTGACGGTGGACAGGTCGGTGATCCCCTTCATCCGCAGCTCCTCCATCAGCTCGTCCACGGTGAAGCGGTTCTTCTTCATCTCCCGCTGGTGGATTTTTCCGTTCTCCACGATGATGCTGGGCCGGCCGCAGATGATGGCCCGGAACTTGACGCTCTTCATGGTGAGCACCGAGAGGATCA
It includes:
- a CDS encoding Na/Pi cotransporter produces the protein MSVAGILGLLGGLALFLYGMQMMSSGLEAAAGNRMKRILEKLTANRLLGVAVGAGITAVVQSSSATTVMVVGFVNSGMMTLKQAVWIIMGANVGTTITGQLIALDVGALAPLFAFVGVAMVVFLKKPQIHHYGNILAGLGVLFIGMEMMSSAMVPLRDSPAFVELFTKFSNPLLGILAGAAFTALIQSSSASVGILQALASSGVIGLGSAVYVLFGQNIGTCITAVLASIGASRNAKRATIIHLLFNVFGTVLFTVICMASPLTALVSSLTPDNAAAQIANMHTLFNVATTLLLLPLGGALVRAAQKLLPERREAVDEGMHLAYLHPFALEQDRPVGTSAIYITQLQQELARMLDMARQNVADGFTAVLNRDSKLMAKAEAAEDYIDYLNKEISQYISKVIFHETNEADSATISAYFKIVGNIERIGDHAINICGYTALLEKKDIHFSDAARAEIEEMRDVCLETMDSLKRDAAEDPIALLTKVAALEQRMDDMTALFRQNQMDRMKAGICSDEACIVFSELLTDFERLGDHALNIAQELAAG
- the nrdR gene encoding transcriptional repressor NrdR, translating into MRCPFCANPESKVVDSRPSDEGASIRRRRECLECHKRFTTYETMESLPLVVIKKDGSRQTFDRSKLLNGMIRACEKRPVAFDTLDGIAGEIEQTLQNDMDREIPTSRIGELVMEKLKDVDEVAYVRFASVYRQFKDISTFMTELNKLLAEK